A stretch of the Filimonas lacunae genome encodes the following:
- a CDS encoding MauE/DoxX family redox-associated membrane protein, with the protein MRMKHLFVEGVNSLLVFFFTIICMYKMMNVRAMRHDMLNQPLPLWLSKVLIWIILLYEIVLVVLLLKRSTRKLGMYVALFLFVVYTIYTLLIINNFFAYVPCSCGGVVRFLSWSQNLWLNLCFLLLIVIAIVFSSNKREKAIG; encoded by the coding sequence ATGAGAATGAAACACCTTTTTGTAGAAGGGGTGAATAGCTTGCTTGTTTTCTTCTTTACTATTATCTGCATGTATAAAATGATGAATGTACGCGCCATGCGTCACGACATGTTGAACCAACCTCTGCCCTTATGGCTGTCTAAAGTACTAATCTGGATAATATTGTTATATGAAATAGTGTTGGTGGTATTGCTATTGAAAAGAAGTACCCGTAAGCTAGGTATGTATGTTGCGTTGTTTTTATTTGTGGTTTATACTATTTATACCCTGCTGATAATTAATAATTTTTTCGCTTACGTTCCCTGTTCGTGCGGCGGGGTGGTTCGGTTTTTAAGCTGGAGCCAGAATTTATGGTTGAACCTGTGTTTTTTATTGCTTATTGTTATAGCTATCGTGTTTAGTAGTAACAAGCGGGAAAAGGCAATTGGGTAA
- a CDS encoding PorP/SprF family type IX secretion system membrane protein, with the protein MKRILTKTSLALLTCVGSMNALQAQDPHYTQYYIYPSWLNPALTGVFDGDVRVSGIYRSQWGNVSAPYKTPGISADFNTAKHAAFGVSALQQKAGDGGYSYTTAYGSFAYSGVRFGKEGYHHLNLGLQAGLIQKKFDPTKASFGSQYNPVTGDFDPGMAGETFSRTSSASFDAGAGVLYFDGTPGKKMNLFAGFSVSHLTRPADKFMADGENAKLAMRYTFHAGMRIMLNERLSLTPNVLYMRQAGAQEKMIGAYMQCRAIETTDVMVGANYRLGDALSPFVGFNYRDWVLGASYDINTSDLGKIARGSSSFEVSLSTVIRRKVKTEEVEFICPRL; encoded by the coding sequence ATGAAACGCATACTAACAAAAACCTCGTTGGCGCTGCTCACCTGCGTTGGGTCTATGAATGCTTTGCAGGCACAGGACCCGCATTACACGCAATACTACATTTATCCTTCGTGGTTAAATCCTGCTCTTACAGGTGTTTTTGACGGCGATGTTCGTGTGTCGGGCATTTACCGCAGCCAGTGGGGTAATGTATCGGCCCCTTATAAAACCCCCGGTATATCGGCCGATTTCAATACAGCCAAACATGCTGCTTTTGGTGTAAGCGCCTTACAGCAAAAAGCGGGTGATGGCGGCTATAGCTACACCACTGCTTATGGAAGCTTTGCCTATTCGGGTGTTCGGTTTGGGAAAGAAGGCTATCATCACCTGAACCTGGGACTGCAGGCGGGGTTAATTCAAAAGAAATTTGATCCTACCAAGGCCAGCTTTGGTAGCCAGTATAATCCTGTTACCGGCGATTTTGATCCGGGCATGGCAGGCGAAACGTTTTCACGTACTTCTTCGGCCAGCTTTGATGCCGGTGCGGGTGTGCTGTATTTTGACGGAACGCCTGGTAAAAAAATGAACCTGTTTGCCGGCTTTTCGGTTTCACATCTCACGCGTCCTGCCGATAAGTTTATGGCAGATGGCGAAAACGCCAAACTGGCCATGCGGTATACTTTTCACGCAGGTATGCGTATTATGCTCAATGAGCGGTTAAGCCTTACCCCTAACGTATTGTATATGCGGCAGGCAGGCGCGCAGGAAAAAATGATCGGGGCCTATATGCAATGCAGGGCTATTGAAACCACCGATGTAATGGTAGGCGCTAACTATCGTTTAGGAGATGCACTGTCGCCTTTTGTGGGCTTTAATTACAGAGATTGGGTGTTGGGCGCCAGCTACGATATCAATACCTCCGACCTGGGTAAAATAGCCAGGGGCTCCAGCAGCTTTGAGGTATCGTTGTCTACTGTTATACGCCGTAAAGTAAAAACAGAAGAGGTTGAATTTATTTGTCCACGTCTTTAA
- a CDS encoding T9SS type B sorting domain-containing protein yields MIKVAVTAIWLTWAAGVFTAAAQDLSNKGKEFWVGYGHHQQMETGGNNSQNMELYFSADEKPAHVTVTVYGTTYKEEYDVPAHSVVTSKIIPKGLPEYMFDCRLYSRPVSYGGTGSEGVFTSKGIHIESTEPVVAYASIYSSSGTATAMLLPVATWGYSYVTSGARQVYSSGSGNDCYSWVYVIAKEDKTRIRIVPAAATRNGKEQGMSYDVDLQKGEVFQLLGAATTVKEGNDLTGTVVTSVANKEGHCFPVAVFSGSSNTEIACLSAGSASGDNMIQQVFPHYAWGTRYLTAPTSVDDNAAVKNANVFRIIVKDPATIVKKNGMRLYGLNGSYYEYQSSEADYIEADAPVMVAQYIPSQGTCDYVGKGDPEMIYLSPIDQAVKNISFLSSNKGSVETDYLTLIIPDSGLASLKINGALRAYTTTYAHPRLAGYTVVVRKWRAVNGQYTVESDAAFTAITYGLGNYDSYGFNAGTNIRNVSGMPVIKNSSSVQAADAYTCVQTPVQLGVYLRYQPQKIQWLLRQLAGMVTPAQDVTDNAPVASGTMVLNGVTYYKYVLPQTYTFTTAGMLSIPVLATHPSVETCNNTEQIAYAVEVRNALKAGFTIAYVNCEQLQEVSFTADSLFTDSTVVARWNWNIAGQENIQATGRQLQQQLQSGTYQVQLTAVSDAGCRADTLQEIVLTGKPAKPVFAIQAATPCPETEVDFTITSVQQDIVQWDWTFSDGATEQVPAPVKQFTYAGKYTIQLTVTNAQACSAVSDMQELMVYPFPVMDAGTSQIVPEGAWIRMNATAADSAAMQFRWTPAAGLSDARLLTPFLQVKGDQLYTLTVTDAHGCAASDSVRITMLKAVNVPGAFSPNGDGINDVWDIPNLAYYAGATVDVYNRYGQAVYHSSGYSTAWDGTMGGKPLMAGVYYYIIQLKNGYSQLQGSVCILR; encoded by the coding sequence GTGATAAAAGTTGCTGTAACAGCAATATGGTTAACCTGGGCTGCCGGTGTGTTTACGGCAGCTGCACAAGACCTTTCCAATAAGGGAAAAGAGTTTTGGGTAGGGTATGGTCATCATCAGCAGATGGAAACGGGGGGTAACAATTCACAGAACATGGAATTGTATTTCAGTGCCGATGAAAAGCCGGCGCACGTAACGGTTACGGTGTATGGCACTACGTATAAAGAAGAATATGATGTGCCTGCACATAGTGTGGTAACCAGTAAAATAATACCTAAAGGATTACCGGAATATATGTTTGACTGCCGTTTATATAGCAGGCCCGTAAGTTATGGGGGAACAGGTTCGGAAGGCGTGTTCACCAGCAAGGGCATACATATTGAAAGTACCGAGCCTGTGGTGGCCTATGCCAGCATATACAGTAGCTCGGGTACTGCCACGGCCATGTTGCTGCCGGTAGCCACGTGGGGGTATAGCTATGTAACATCGGGTGCCAGGCAGGTGTATAGCTCCGGCTCGGGAAACGATTGTTATTCATGGGTATACGTAATAGCCAAAGAAGATAAAACCCGCATACGCATAGTGCCTGCGGCTGCCACACGCAATGGCAAAGAACAGGGCATGAGCTATGATGTGGATTTGCAAAAGGGAGAAGTTTTTCAGTTATTGGGTGCGGCTACCACAGTCAAAGAAGGTAATGATTTAACGGGCACCGTTGTTACTTCGGTTGCTAATAAGGAAGGCCATTGTTTTCCGGTGGCTGTGTTTTCGGGTAGCAGTAACACCGAAATCGCCTGCCTGAGTGCTGGTTCGGCTTCGGGTGATAATATGATACAGCAGGTGTTTCCGCATTATGCCTGGGGCACAAGATACCTCACGGCTCCTACCAGTGTGGATGATAATGCTGCTGTAAAAAATGCCAATGTGTTCAGGATCATTGTAAAAGACCCGGCCACCATTGTAAAGAAAAATGGTATGCGGCTATATGGCTTAAACGGTTCTTATTATGAGTATCAAAGTAGCGAAGCGGATTATATAGAAGCAGATGCACCGGTGATGGTGGCGCAATATATTCCTTCACAAGGCACCTGCGATTATGTGGGAAAAGGTGATCCGGAAATGATCTATCTCAGTCCTATAGATCAGGCGGTGAAGAACATCAGTTTCCTGAGCAGCAATAAGGGTAGTGTAGAAACAGATTATCTCACGCTGATTATCCCGGACAGTGGCCTGGCATCGTTAAAAATTAACGGAGCATTGCGTGCTTACACCACCACTTATGCACATCCACGTTTGGCGGGCTATACCGTGGTGGTAAGAAAATGGCGGGCAGTTAACGGGCAATATACAGTAGAAAGTGATGCTGCTTTTACGGCTATCACTTATGGATTGGGTAATTACGATTCGTATGGATTCAATGCCGGCACCAACATCCGCAATGTAAGCGGCATGCCTGTTATTAAAAACAGCAGCAGTGTGCAAGCGGCAGATGCCTATACCTGCGTGCAAACGCCGGTGCAATTAGGCGTGTACCTGCGTTATCAGCCACAGAAAATACAATGGCTGCTGAGGCAGCTGGCGGGGATGGTAACGCCGGCACAGGATGTTACAGATAACGCGCCGGTAGCTTCCGGTACTATGGTGTTGAATGGTGTTACCTACTACAAATACGTGTTGCCGCAAACCTATACATTCACTACAGCAGGCATGCTATCCATTCCCGTTTTGGCTACGCATCCGAGTGTAGAAACCTGTAATAATACCGAGCAGATCGCTTATGCCGTAGAAGTAAGAAACGCGTTGAAGGCCGGTTTTACCATTGCTTATGTCAACTGTGAGCAGTTACAGGAGGTGTCTTTTACAGCAGACTCTTTGTTTACAGATAGCACCGTAGTCGCCCGCTGGAACTGGAACATAGCGGGGCAGGAAAATATACAGGCAACAGGCCGCCAGCTACAACAGCAATTGCAGTCGGGCACTTACCAGGTACAACTCACTGCGGTGTCAGATGCGGGATGCCGTGCAGATACCCTACAGGAAATAGTGTTAACAGGAAAGCCGGCGAAGCCGGTATTTGCCATACAGGCAGCTACTCCCTGTCCGGAAACAGAGGTAGATTTTACCATTACTTCCGTGCAACAGGATATAGTGCAATGGGACTGGACTTTCTCAGATGGCGCTACTGAGCAGGTGCCAGCCCCGGTAAAGCAATTTACTTACGCTGGTAAATACACTATTCAGTTAACGGTTACCAATGCGCAGGCTTGTAGTGCGGTTTCAGATATGCAGGAGCTTATGGTGTATCCCTTTCCTGTAATGGATGCAGGTACCTCACAAATAGTACCGGAAGGCGCCTGGATTCGGATGAATGCTACCGCGGCCGATTCTGCCGCTATGCAATTCAGGTGGACGCCGGCAGCCGGGCTGTCTGATGCACGTTTATTAACACCTTTCCTGCAGGTAAAGGGCGATCAGTTGTATACGCTTACTGTTACCGATGCGCATGGTTGTGCGGCTTCCGATTCGGTACGTATTACTATGTTAAAAGCCGTTAATGTGCCCGGGGCTTTTTCGCCTAATGGCGATGGCATTAACGATGTGTGGGATATTCCCAACCTGGCCTATTATGCCGGAGCTACGGTAGATGTGTATAACCGCTATGGGCAGGCTGTGTATCATTCCAGTGGTTACAGCACAGCCTGGGATGGCACTATGGGCGGTAAGCCGCTGATGGCCGGTGTGTATTATTATATTATTCAATTAAAAAACGGGTATAGCCAGTTGCAGGGATCGGTGTGTATACTGCGCTAG
- a CDS encoding DUF6520 family protein: MKKFSLSFLALVFGVGISFALKKIHSPCEDQPQFVYISGQGFVYAGESWVCTEQPRPDPCTYVVSASSPDGYSVCVFGVYLGSN, translated from the coding sequence ATGAAAAAGTTCTCTTTATCATTCTTGGCTTTAGTGTTTGGTGTAGGCATTAGTTTTGCTTTGAAAAAAATACATAGCCCTTGTGAGGATCAGCCGCAGTTTGTTTACATTAGCGGGCAGGGATTTGTATATGCAGGAGAGTCCTGGGTTTGTACAGAGCAACCCCGACCCGACCCATGTACATATGTTGTATCAGCTTCTTCTCCCGACGGATATAGTGTTTGTGTGTTTGGCGTTTATTTAGGATCGAATTAA
- a CDS encoding OmpA family protein: MMKKIYVSVAFLLSGYTLYAQFGDNYLKAADNYYTNGDYSSASNYYEKYLTAGNSKESGHYDPYNAEALARKTSNAKSAGHLQAVYKLAESYRQLTHYAKAAPYYKEVVETDKQAFPLARFYYASVLKKLEQYKEAETTLQSFLQEYTADDAYARTAKQELQSLRFIQEQLQKADVKLYTVSKAAINSEGATYAPVWLDNNTVLFTSTRADNAAAKNTVHINRIYETALPAGAVTKTNLPQVEGGHQGVVSVSADGNRMFITRWTVKAGKKTAGIYRSERSATGWSAPELLEPSVNAPGANNQQPFVSADGAWLWFASDRTGGAGGYDLWYVPLDGSGHAGAAQNAGSVINTAADEQAPYYHAPSATLVFTSNGRVGMGGYDLYSSKGTPGQWSEPKNMGYPVNSVKDDMYFVSKSHNKNLLSDVFVSSDRSSACCLEVLALQKQQPAKQVAGQVVDCSNGSPLAGARVVVLDTVSGKMVYSQAADAQGRYSFTIPAFVPLKVTANAAQYKPGQLSVAAPADEEALSLNNPALCLQHEPLPEVGEVEVMHYMYFELNSAAILDSSKPTLDELAKTLLDNPAVTIEISGHTDNVGTKAYNQKLSQERADNVVAYLESKGVAAARLKAVGYGDTMPVAENTKADGSDNPEGRQQNRRIEFKILSK; encoded by the coding sequence ATGATGAAGAAAATATATGTTAGCGTTGCGTTTTTATTAAGCGGATATACGCTGTATGCACAGTTTGGAGATAACTATCTGAAAGCTGCTGATAATTATTATACCAATGGCGATTACTCTTCAGCCAGCAACTATTACGAAAAATACCTCACTGCCGGCAATAGCAAGGAAAGCGGCCATTACGATCCTTACAATGCCGAAGCTTTGGCCCGTAAAACCAGTAATGCCAAAAGCGCCGGACATTTGCAGGCGGTGTATAAGCTGGCCGAAAGCTACCGGCAGCTGACCCATTATGCGAAGGCTGCACCCTACTATAAAGAAGTGGTAGAAACCGATAAACAGGCTTTTCCACTGGCCCGCTTTTATTATGCATCCGTATTAAAAAAGCTGGAACAATATAAAGAAGCAGAAACCACACTGCAATCCTTTTTACAGGAGTATACTGCAGACGATGCCTACGCACGCACGGCTAAGCAAGAGCTGCAAAGTCTTCGTTTTATACAGGAGCAATTGCAAAAAGCCGATGTAAAGCTGTATACGGTGTCTAAAGCAGCTATCAATAGCGAAGGGGCTACCTATGCCCCTGTATGGCTGGATAATAATACCGTGTTATTCACTTCTACCCGTGCCGATAATGCGGCTGCCAAAAATACTGTCCATATCAACCGTATTTATGAAACAGCCTTGCCAGCCGGCGCGGTTACCAAAACCAATTTGCCCCAGGTTGAGGGGGGGCATCAGGGTGTGGTAAGCGTAAGTGCCGATGGTAATCGCATGTTTATCACCCGCTGGACAGTGAAAGCAGGTAAAAAAACAGCAGGTATTTACCGCAGCGAACGCAGCGCTACCGGCTGGAGTGCGCCCGAACTGCTGGAGCCTTCTGTAAATGCACCCGGCGCTAACAATCAACAACCTTTTGTAAGTGCCGACGGTGCCTGGTTATGGTTTGCCAGCGATAGAACCGGTGGTGCAGGCGGTTACGATTTGTGGTATGTGCCGCTGGATGGTAGCGGCCATGCAGGCGCTGCTCAAAACGCGGGAAGTGTTATTAACACCGCGGCAGATGAACAGGCTCCGTATTATCATGCCCCTTCTGCAACCTTGGTGTTTACCAGTAACGGACGCGTAGGCATGGGCGGTTACGATTTATACAGCAGCAAAGGAACACCAGGCCAATGGAGCGAGCCTAAGAACATGGGCTACCCTGTTAACTCGGTAAAAGACGATATGTATTTTGTAAGTAAAAGCCATAATAAAAACCTGTTATCCGATGTGTTTGTAAGCAGTGATCGTTCCAGCGCCTGTTGCCTGGAAGTGCTGGCTTTGCAAAAACAACAGCCTGCTAAACAAGTAGCTGGCCAGGTAGTAGATTGCAGCAACGGCAGTCCGCTGGCAGGCGCTAGAGTAGTTGTGCTGGATACCGTGAGTGGTAAAATGGTATATAGCCAGGCGGCAGATGCACAAGGTCGTTATAGCTTTACCATCCCTGCATTTGTTCCATTGAAAGTAACTGCTAATGCCGCTCAATATAAACCAGGCCAGCTGTCTGTAGCTGCTCCGGCTGATGAAGAAGCATTGAGTCTAAACAATCCGGCTTTATGCCTGCAACACGAGCCGTTACCGGAAGTAGGCGAGGTAGAGGTGATGCACTATATGTATTTTGAGCTGAATAGCGCGGCTATTCTCGATTCGTCCAAACCAACGCTGGACGAACTGGCTAAAACCTTACTGGATAATCCCGCTGTTACCATCGAAATCAGTGGCCATACCGATAACGTAGGCACCAAGGCCTATAACCAAAAATTGTCGCAGGAGCGTGCGGATAATGTAGTGGCTTACCTGGAAAGCAAAGGAGTGGCAGCTGCACGCTTAAAAGCAGTAGGCTATGGCGACACCATGCCTGTGGCGGAGAATACAAAAGCAGATGGCTCAGATAATCCGGAAGGCCGTCAGCAAAACCGTAGAATTGAATTTAAAATATTGAGTAAATAA
- a CDS encoding DUF5675 family protein, producing the protein MEIKIHRTYHKQGTNGRLEIDGKPFCFTIELPWKENESQISCIPEGTYPLAKRFKVERGHHLLVQEVKGRSLILIHPANNALNELRGCIAPVSTLTGAGRGESSRAVFLPLVKLVNAALDKEEAVTLVIVKSE; encoded by the coding sequence ATGGAAATTAAAATACACCGAACCTACCATAAACAGGGCACCAATGGCAGGTTAGAAATAGATGGTAAACCATTTTGCTTTACCATTGAACTGCCCTGGAAAGAAAATGAATCACAGATATCCTGCATACCGGAAGGTACTTATCCTTTGGCTAAGCGCTTTAAAGTAGAACGGGGACATCATTTGCTGGTGCAAGAGGTAAAGGGCCGCAGCCTGATATTAATTCATCCGGCTAACAATGCCCTCAATGAGCTTCGCGGGTGTATCGCTCCCGTAAGCACACTTACCGGAGCAGGCCGTGGCGAAAGTTCGCGGGCTGTGTTTCTACCGCTGGTGAAGTTGGTAAACGCAGCGCTGGACAAAGAGGAAGCCGTAACACTGGTGATTGTAAAAAGTGAATAA